One genomic region from Fictibacillus marinisediminis encodes:
- a CDS encoding DUF2179 domain-containing protein, with amino-acid sequence MWQPLIIFLLQLSLLPIVTVRTILLVKGETRKASVIGVVEAAINVLSLGIVFQDMSNIWNIIAYALGFGVGLLLGGVLENKLAIGYVTHQINLLDRSEKLVNRLREEGFGVTVYQGEGREENARFRLDVLAKRSREKELLRIVDEIAPKAFLVSFEIRSFKGGYLTKSMKK; translated from the coding sequence ATGTGGCAACCCCTCATTATTTTTCTATTGCAGCTATCTCTACTTCCGATTGTGACCGTCCGTACCATTTTGCTTGTTAAAGGGGAAACACGAAAAGCGAGTGTCATCGGAGTGGTTGAAGCAGCCATCAACGTCTTGTCCCTGGGTATCGTGTTTCAGGATATGTCGAACATTTGGAATATCATTGCCTACGCTCTTGGTTTCGGAGTAGGACTCCTGCTGGGCGGGGTACTCGAAAATAAATTGGCCATCGGCTACGTGACCCACCAGATCAACCTCCTGGATCGGTCAGAAAAGTTGGTGAACCGCCTTCGCGAAGAAGGATTCGGCGTAACGGTGTATCAAGGCGAAGGGCGTGAAGAAAATGCCCGGTTTCGTCTGGACGTACTGGCGAAGAGAAGCCGTGAAAAAGAACTCCTCCGCATCGTTGACGAGATCGCCCCAAAAGCCTTCCTCGTATCATTTGAGATCCGAAGCTTCAAAGGCGGCTATCTCACCAAAAGCATGAAGAAGTAA
- a CDS encoding zinc ribbon domain-containing protein, which yields MNFCKECGNQLPAGSGFCKNCGTPYKGQEPAPAEPAGTRSSEKSKRPNKPLIILVAALVLLLIAGFTAYKVIEGKTGPTATVKNFKQAIENKDTEAVKGFINEGQSEIEADDKTAKHFIEYASKNNAFSSAIDSLEKQANGMDGGELARPITDDHDNEWLQLKRDGKQWLFFDHYVVEVKPVTVKVTSNFEDSSVYLDGKKKGILDKEDGIVKAGEILPGSHNVKVEYKGEYATLSDNVDVDVSEAEKNLLEVEVPLEGKYVYINSNYGDANLFVNGKDTGKTIDDIDEFGPVATDGSITLHAEKNFDVGKMKSESVVINNDEDVSLDIDYDETAMAAQDEPMDSDTETYEDDLKSFMMEYVKSSVEAMNTHNFSLISDYIDESGDAYKESSEYIDYVNKKGITEDLIDYEVLKIEPFEEEMVHVTANETYDIHYADGETKRKKFKSRYAVYAPYDGGYYINKLLETKEVK from the coding sequence ATGAATTTTTGCAAGGAATGCGGAAACCAGCTGCCTGCGGGCAGCGGCTTCTGCAAAAACTGCGGAACTCCGTACAAAGGACAGGAACCAGCTCCAGCTGAGCCGGCAGGGACCCGTTCTTCAGAAAAAAGCAAGCGCCCCAACAAGCCGTTGATTATTCTAGTGGCTGCCTTGGTGCTTCTTCTCATTGCCGGATTTACAGCATATAAGGTGATAGAGGGCAAAACCGGACCAACTGCCACCGTGAAGAATTTTAAACAAGCCATTGAAAACAAAGACACTGAAGCGGTAAAAGGCTTTATTAACGAAGGGCAGTCTGAAATTGAAGCTGATGACAAGACTGCGAAACACTTTATTGAATACGCTAGTAAAAACAACGCGTTTTCATCGGCAATCGATTCTCTTGAAAAACAGGCGAACGGGATGGACGGCGGGGAACTGGCCCGTCCGATTACCGACGATCATGACAATGAATGGCTTCAATTGAAAAGAGACGGCAAACAATGGCTGTTCTTTGATCACTATGTGGTAGAGGTCAAACCGGTAACTGTTAAAGTGACTTCTAACTTTGAAGATTCATCCGTTTACCTGGACGGCAAGAAAAAAGGGATTCTGGATAAAGAGGACGGCATTGTAAAAGCAGGGGAAATCCTGCCGGGAAGCCATAATGTAAAAGTGGAGTACAAAGGAGAATATGCGACACTCTCTGATAACGTGGACGTTGATGTGTCAGAAGCGGAAAAAAATCTCCTTGAGGTGGAGGTTCCGCTTGAAGGCAAATACGTTTACATCAATTCCAATTATGGTGATGCCAACCTGTTTGTCAACGGCAAGGACACTGGCAAAACAATTGACGACATCGATGAATTCGGGCCAGTGGCTACAGACGGTTCCATTACGCTTCATGCCGAAAAAAACTTTGACGTCGGAAAAATGAAAAGTGAATCGGTTGTGATCAACAACGATGAAGATGTAAGCCTCGACATTGACTATGATGAAACGGCGATGGCAGCACAAGATGAACCCATGGATAGTGATACAGAAACATATGAAGATGATCTGAAAAGTTTTATGATGGAGTACGTAAAATCCTCCGTAGAAGCTATGAATACCCATAATTTCTCGCTTATTTCCGATTATATCGATGAAAGCGGAGATGCTTACAAAGAATCTAGCGAATACATCGACTATGTTAATAAAAAAGGAATCACAGAGGACTTGATTGATTATGAAGTGCTCAAAATTGAACCATTCGAAGAAGAAATGGTTCATGTAACAGCGAATGAGACATACGATATTCATTATGCTGATGGTGAAACCAAGAGGAAAAAGTTCAAATCACGTTACGCCGTGTATGCCCCTTATGATGGAGGCTACTATATTAACAAGCTGCTCGAAACCAAAGAAGTAAAATAA